The DNA window GTACTGGCGGTGACCGGCGTCGGCAAAGAGATGACCCGCGATGCGCGCTACTTCTCGCTGGCCAGCCGGATTGCCGCCGAAATGGGGGCGCAGTTTGTGAAGACCTATTTCGTTGAGGAAGGCTTTGAAAAAGTGACCGCCAGCTGCCCGGTGCCGATCGTCATCGCCGGGGGCAAAAAGCTGCCGGAGCATGAGGCGCTGGAGATGTGCTGGCGGGCGATCGACCAGGGGGCGTCCGGGGTGGATATGGGGCGCAATATCTTCCAGTCCAGCGCCCCGCGCGCAATGCTGAAGGCGGTGAAAAAGGTGGTGCATGAGAATCTGAACGCGCGCGAAGCGTACCAGTTCTGGCAGGAAGAGAAACAGGGAGAGCGGAAATGAATGTGACGCTGGTGGAGATCAATATCAAACCCGAGCGGGTGGATGAGTTTCTCGAGGTGTTCCGCGCCAACCACGAAGGGGCGCTGCGGGAGCCGGGCAACCTGCGCTTTGATGTTCTGCAGGATCCGGAGGTGAAGACCCGCTTTTTTATCTACGAAGCCTATAAAGACGATGAAGCGGTGCTGGCGCACAAGAAGACCCCGCACTATTTAGCCTGCGTCGAAAAGCTGGAAGAGATGATGTCGCAGCCGCGGCAGAAGCGCAGCTTTATCGGCCTGCTACCGCAGGTGTGAGGGAAATCCAGAGCAGAAGATAATCCCGGTCCTCTTCCATTGGGAGAGGACCGGGGGGAGGGGCAGTTTATTACGCCTCTTCAACCGAGACGCGCAGGGCCGCCAGCGCCTTACGCGCCGCCTTCAGCACCTGCTCGCACTGCTCAAGGGTGAGGGTCAGCGGCGGTTCAACGCGGATCGTCTTGGCGTTGTTTAACGTCCCGGCGACCAGCACCCGCTGTCTGAACATCTCGCTGGCAAAGTCGTAGCCAATCTCGTTATCGACAAACTCGATGGCCATCAGCATGCCTTTCCCGCGCACTTCATTCACCAGGTCCGGATACTCCTGCGCCAGCAGGCGGAAACCGTCCAGCAGCATATCGCCTTTCTGCGCCGCCTGCGCCGGCAGGTTTTGCGTCAACAGCACGTTGATGGTCGCCAGCGCCGCCGCACAGGCCAGCGGGTTGCCGCCGAAGGTCGTGGTGTGCAGGAACGGGTTGTCGAACAGCACCGAGAAGACCTCTTCCGTCGCCACCGTCGCGCCGATCGGCATCACGCCGCCGCCGAGCGCTTTCGCCAGACACAGAATGTCGGGCTGAACGTTCTCATGCTCGCAGGCGAACATCTTGCCAGTGCGGCCCATGCCGGTCTGCACTTCGTCGAGGATCAGCAGGGCGCCAAACTCGTCGCACAGCTTACGCACCGCCGGCAAATACCCCGTCGGCGGCAGGATCACGCCCCCTTCGCCCTGAATCGGCTCAAGGATCACCGCCGCGACGTCGTCGCCGGTTTTCTTGCACTCGCTCAGCATGGTGCGCATGGCGTTGATATCGCCGAACGGCACATGGCGGAAGCCCGGCAGCAGCGGCATAAACGGTTTGCGGAAAGTCGACTTGGCGGTGGCCGACAGCGCGCCCAGCGATTTGCCGTGGAAGGCGCCGCTGGTGGCGATGAAGGTGAATTTACCGCGCGGCGACTGATAGGCTTTCGCCAGCTTGATGGCCGCCTCTACCGATTCGGTACCGCTGTTGCAGAAGAAGCTGTACTTCAGTTTGCCGGGCGTTAAGGCCGCCAGGGTTTTCGCCAGCATCGCGCGTAGCGGATCCAGCAGTTCCTGACTGTGAAGCGGTTGTTTCGCGAGTTGATTCTCGACGGCGGATACCACAACTGGATTACGGTGCCCTACATTGAAGATGCCAAACCCGCCAAGGCAGTCGATAAACTCCTGTCCCTGGGTGTCGACAAGCGTATTTAACCCTCCCGCTTGCCACTCTACGGCTCCGTAATCCCCGCCGGCTGTGACCGATTTTCGATACTCTAAAAACCCCGGATTCACATGCTCTTTAAAGTATTCTCTGACCTCCTGGTTAAGTGCTTTCATTTCCTCATGGTCAAGCGTGCGCTTTTCAATGAGATTCAGTGCGTGTGCGCTGCAGGCCAGAGCCGATGCGCTGGAAGGTAACCTGTTCAAAATGTGCTCCTGGGGCGGACGTATCACACGATACTGGATTAAGTATTGCAGGGATTACGCCAGTTCGGCAGAAGCGGTGAAAATCGGGATAAATGCAAAGTAAAAGACGAAATGTGTAAAATTTAATCTCATGGCGCCATTATTGGCACGTTTTATTCCTGAGCTGACGAGATTTTCTGCCTTGCGGCGTTGAGCGGCACGATCCGTCGTGGTGCGGGCTGCCCCAGCGCGGGGCAGCCGATGGTGAGAAAGGAGGCTTAGTCGAGCTGGGAGATCTCCATCGCCGCCCGGTCGATAATGCCGATGATCTGCTTGAGCTGGGCGGCGCTGCTGGCCTGCTGGTTCACTTTCAGGTCGAGGACCGCTTTGAAATTCTCCAGCGCGCGCTTCATCTGCGGATCGCGGCGCAGCTCGCAGCCGACCATCCGCGCCTGCAGACGCTCCTGGATATGGGCCAGATGCTCCTGGTTCTCCGCGTGCAGCTGTTTCCCCTCTTCGCTGATGACGATTTTTTTGCGTCCGTTGTCGTCTTCCACGCTGATGAGACCCTGGTCCTGGAGCAGATCCAGCGTCGGGTAGATCACCCCCGGGCTGGGACTGTAGTTCCCCTGGGTGAGGGTTTCGATCTCTTTGATCAGCTCATAGCCGTGGCTGGCGCTGCGGCTGAGGATGTCCAGAATAATCAGCCGCAGTTCGCCGTGGCCAAAGAAACGCTGGCGACGTCCGCCGCCGCGACGGCCATGGTCGCCGTGTTCGCTGGGGTCACCGTGGCGCCCGCGCGGCCCACGCCCGTCTTCATGATGATGTCGCATGGTTACCTCCTGCTATGTTTTGATATATCTAATTTATATCTAAAAAATGAATTCTCGCAATGCTGGTTGTGATTTATTTTTTAATTTGTTGATATTTATCTGTTTATTTCTGATGCTGGTATTTTAATGCGGTTTGTTTTGACTATATCAAAAAAAGACTTGCATTCTTTTTAGATGGCAATCATTATCATTTGCATCGAGTTTAGATATATCTATTTACTGTTCACGAAGGCGATCGATGATGACAAAAACCAAAGCAGACAAGTACCCGCAGCGTGTCCGCAATGAGCTGCGTTTCCGTGAGCTGACGGTGCTGCGCGTGGAGCGCGCAGGCGCGGCTTTCCAGCGCATCGTGCTGGGAGGCGAGGCGCTGGAAGGTTTCGTTTCCCGCGGCTTTGACGACCACACCAAGCTTTTCTTCCCGGAGCCGGGCGCGGCGTTTGCCCCGCCGCAGGTGACCGAGGAGGGGATTGACTGGGGCGAGGGCGTGCGGCCTGCTACCCGCGACTATACGCCGCTGTACGATGCCGAACGCCATGAGCTGGCGTACGACTTCTTTATCCACGACGGCGGAATCGCCAGCCGCTGGGCGCTGGAGGCAAAAGCGGGCGATAAGCTGGTGATCGGTGGTCCGCGCGGCTCGCTGGTGGTGCCGGAGGATTACGCCTGGCAACTGTATGTCTGCGATGAGTCCGGTATGCCGGCGCTGCGTCGTCGTCTGCTGGGTTTGCGTCAGCTGGCGGTGACGCCGCAGGTGACGGCCATCGTCACTATCGCCGATGCGTCATATAAAGATTATCTGGCGGATCTCGACGGCTTTAACATCGAGTGGGTGGTGGGCCACCATCCGGCGTTCGTCGCCGAGCGTCTGGCGCAGGTGAGGGTGCCGGCGGAGGATTATTTCATCTGGCTGACCGGCGAAGGCGCGGTGGTGAAATCGCTGCTGGCGCGCTTTGAGGATGAGAGCATCGATCAGCAGCTGGTGCGCTCGCAGGCGTACTGGCACAGCAAGTAAAAAGCCATCGTGGTCAAACCCGGATAGCGGCGCGTAGCGCCTTATCCGGGCTACGGTTGGCGCCGATTTGTAGCCCCGGTAAGCACAGCGCCACCGGGGAAGGCTTATCGTTCCGCCAGCGCTTTAAACACCATCGCTACCGCGTGGGCGCCGGGGTCCATGTTGCCGAGCAGGCTGTCGCTGTTGAGATAGGACGCTCGTCCGGCGCCGGCTTTGCCCGACTGGCAAGTGCGATCCGCGCCGGCCTGCGCCGCGGCAAAAGCGGCCTGCAGGTTCTCCGGTTCGGCGAGCAGCGCCGCCAGCGCTGGCTGCAGCGCGTCGATCATTGTCCGGTCGCCTTCCTCGGCGCCGCCGTAAAATTTCATCTGCTCCAGACCGGCGTTCAGCGCCTCGGCCACGCTGGCGCCGTGCCCCAGCTTCTGCCCGGCAGCGGTGAAGAAAATCGACATCAATACCCCGCTGGAGCCGCCCATCACCACCGTCAGGCGTTCGCCCGTGAGCGCGAACAGCGTGGGCAGATCGTTCAGCGGCAGCTGCTGGCGCTGCAGCAGGTCGGCAATCTCACGCGCCCCGGCGGCGAAGGTGGAGCCGGTATCGCCATCGCCCACTTTGGCATCCAGCGCGTTGAGATGGTCTTCAAGCCCGACGAGGGTGCCGGTCACCTGGGCCACGTAATCACCCACCTGCGGGTTGGCCGAAGGCGTAAAGTCGACGCGCGGGCTGGCGAGAGTGGACGGCATGATGTTAACCGTCCGCGGCTGCACCGGCCGCGGCCAGCCGGCGGTTTCCACATCCGCCAGCAGCGCTTTCTCAATACTCTCTTCCAACACGATGGCGCTCAGCGAGAAACCCTTCATATCCAGGGCCGTCACCAGCGAGGCCGGGCCAATCAACCAGTCAACGCGCGCCTGCAGCGGCGTGTTGGCCAGTTCGCGGGTCAGGATCGCCATTTCGGCCACCGACACGCCGCCGAGATTATTGAGCATCACCGCCAGACGGCCGGTTTCCGGCAGGGCAGCGGTCAGTTTTTCCACCATCAGGTTGACGATTTCCGCACTGTTTTGCGTGGCGATGGTGGAGGCGCCAGGTTCGCCGTGGATGCCCATTCCCAGCTCGGCGTGGCCGGCCTGATGGCGCGGCGCGCTGTCCGCCTCCTGCGGCAGATGGCAGCTGGCCAGCGCCACCCCGATGCTGGCGGTGTGGTTGGCGGCGTACTGCGCTTCGCGCAGTACGGTGGCGAGATTGTAGCCGCGCTCGGCAAAATAGCCCGCCACCTTATGGACGAACAGCGTACCGGCGATGCCGCGCGGCTGTTTGTTTTCCGGCAGCGAAATGTCGTCGCCGACGATCAGCATTTCCACGTTGTAGCCGAGACGGCGCGCTTTCTCCGCCGCGAGGCCGAAGTTCAGCCGGTCGCCGGTATAGTTTTTTACGATCAGCAGGCAGCCCGCCTCGCCGGTCACCGCCTGAATGGCGGTAAGCACCGCGTCGACGCTCGGCGAGGCGAACAGATCGCCACAAACCGCGGCGGTCAGCATGCCTTTACCAATAAAGCCGACGTGCGCC is part of the Klebsiella quasipneumoniae subsp. quasipneumoniae genome and encodes:
- the lsrG gene encoding (4S)-4-hydroxy-5-phosphonooxypentane-2,3-dione isomerase, producing MNVTLVEINIKPERVDEFLEVFRANHEGALREPGNLRFDVLQDPEVKTRFFIYEAYKDDEAVLAHKKTPHYLACVEKLEEMMSQPRQKRSFIGLLPQV
- the ygjG gene encoding putrescine aminotransferase, which encodes MNRLPSSASALACSAHALNLIEKRTLDHEEMKALNQEVREYFKEHVNPGFLEYRKSVTAGGDYGAVEWQAGGLNTLVDTQGQEFIDCLGGFGIFNVGHRNPVVVSAVENQLAKQPLHSQELLDPLRAMLAKTLAALTPGKLKYSFFCNSGTESVEAAIKLAKAYQSPRGKFTFIATSGAFHGKSLGALSATAKSTFRKPFMPLLPGFRHVPFGDINAMRTMLSECKKTGDDVAAVILEPIQGEGGVILPPTGYLPAVRKLCDEFGALLILDEVQTGMGRTGKMFACEHENVQPDILCLAKALGGGVMPIGATVATEEVFSVLFDNPFLHTTTFGGNPLACAAALATINVLLTQNLPAQAAQKGDMLLDGFRLLAQEYPDLVNEVRGKGMLMAIEFVDNEIGYDFASEMFRQRVLVAGTLNNAKTIRVEPPLTLTLEQCEQVLKAARKALAALRVSVEEA
- a CDS encoding PadR family transcriptional regulator; its protein translation is MRHHHEDGRGPRGRHGDPSEHGDHGRRGGGRRQRFFGHGELRLIILDILSRSASHGYELIKEIETLTQGNYSPSPGVIYPTLDLLQDQGLISVEDDNGRKKIVISEEGKQLHAENQEHLAHIQERLQARMVGCELRRDPQMKRALENFKAVLDLKVNQQASSAAQLKQIIGIIDRAAMEISQLD
- a CDS encoding siderophore-interacting protein, whose protein sequence is MMTKTKADKYPQRVRNELRFRELTVLRVERAGAAFQRIVLGGEALEGFVSRGFDDHTKLFFPEPGAAFAPPQVTEEGIDWGEGVRPATRDYTPLYDAERHELAYDFFIHDGGIASRWALEAKAGDKLVIGGPRGSLVVPEDYAWQLYVCDESGMPALRRRLLGLRQLAVTPQVTAIVTIADASYKDYLADLDGFNIEWVVGHHPAFVAERLAQVRVPAEDYFIWLTGEGAVVKSLLARFEDESIDQQLVRSQAYWHSK
- a CDS encoding glycerone kinase, which gives rise to MSQFFFNQRASLVNDVIEGTIIASPWNNLARLESDPAIRVVVRRDLNKNNVAVIAGGGAGHEPAHVGFIGKGMLTAAVCGDLFASPSVDAVLTAIQAVTGEAGCLLIVKNYTGDRLNFGLAAEKARRLGYNVEMLIVGDDISLPENKQPRGIAGTLFVHKVAGYFAERGYNLATVLREAQYAANHTASIGVALASCHLPQEADSAPRHQAGHAELGMGIHGEPGASTIATQNSAEIVNLMVEKLTAALPETGRLAVMLNNLGGVSVAEMAILTRELANTPLQARVDWLIGPASLVTALDMKGFSLSAIVLEESIEKALLADVETAGWPRPVQPRTVNIMPSTLASPRVDFTPSANPQVGDYVAQVTGTLVGLEDHLNALDAKVGDGDTGSTFAAGAREIADLLQRQQLPLNDLPTLFALTGERLTVVMGGSSGVLMSIFFTAAGQKLGHGASVAEALNAGLEQMKFYGGAEEGDRTMIDALQPALAALLAEPENLQAAFAAAQAGADRTCQSGKAGAGRASYLNSDSLLGNMDPGAHAVAMVFKALAER